The following are encoded in a window of Prochlorococcus marinus str. MIT 1013 genomic DNA:
- the psbA gene encoding photosystem II q(b) protein — MTTIQQQRSSLLKGWPQFCEWVTSTNNRIYVGWFGVLMIPCLLAATTCFIVAFIAAPPVDIDGIREPVAGSFMYGNNIISGAVVPSSNAIGLHFYPIWEAATLDEWLYNGGPYQLVIFHFLIGISAYMGRQWELSYRLGMRPWICVAYSAPVSAAFAVFLVYPFGQGSFSDGMPLGISGTFNFMFVFQAEHNILMHPFHMAGVAGMFGGALFSAMHGSLVTSSLIRETTGLDSQNYGYKFGQEEETYNIVAAHGYFGRLIFQYASFNNSRSLHFFLASWPVICVWLTSMGICTMAFNLNGFNFNQSVVDTSGKVVPTWGDVLNRANLGMEVMHERNAHNFPLDLAAAESTSVALVAPAIG, encoded by the coding sequence ATGACCACCATTCAGCAGCAACGTTCTTCGTTGCTCAAAGGTTGGCCACAATTCTGCGAGTGGGTTACTTCCACCAACAACCGTATCTATGTCGGTTGGTTCGGTGTATTGATGATCCCTTGCCTTCTTGCGGCAACAACTTGTTTCATCGTTGCATTTATCGCTGCTCCTCCAGTTGATATCGACGGTATCCGTGAGCCAGTAGCTGGTTCATTTATGTATGGAAACAACATCATTTCTGGTGCTGTTGTTCCTTCAAGTAACGCTATCGGCCTTCACTTCTACCCAATCTGGGAAGCAGCAACTCTTGATGAGTGGCTATATAACGGCGGCCCTTACCAGCTTGTAATCTTCCACTTCCTTATTGGTATCTCTGCATACATGGGACGTCAGTGGGAGCTTTCATACCGTTTAGGTATGCGCCCATGGATCTGTGTTGCTTACTCAGCTCCTGTATCAGCAGCTTTCGCTGTATTCCTTGTTTACCCATTCGGTCAGGGTTCATTCTCTGATGGTATGCCTCTAGGAATCTCTGGAACATTCAACTTCATGTTCGTTTTCCAGGCTGAGCACAACATCTTGATGCACCCATTCCATATGGCTGGTGTAGCAGGTATGTTCGGTGGTGCTTTGTTCTCTGCAATGCACGGTTCTTTGGTTACTTCATCACTTATCCGTGAGACAACAGGACTTGATTCACAGAACTACGGTTACAAGTTTGGACAAGAAGAAGAGACATACAACATCGTTGCAGCTCATGGCTACTTCGGTCGTTTGATCTTCCAATATGCAAGCTTCAACAACAGCCGTAGCCTTCACTTCTTCTTGGCTTCATGGCCAGTGATTTGTGTTTGGTTGACATCTATGGGCATCTGCACCATGGCGTTCAACTTGAACGGTTTCAACTTCAACCAGTCTGTAGTTGATACTTCAGGCAAGGTTGTACCAACCTGGGGTGACGTACTTAACCGTGCAAACCTTGGTATGGAAGTAATGCACGAGCGTAATGCTCACAACTTCCCACTTGACCTAGCAGCTGCTGAGTCTACTTCTGTAGCTCTTGTTGCACCTGCAATCGGTTAA
- a CDS encoding tetratricopeptide repeat protein, with protein MDIKKQNNITYNNEGEKPIIFPIPFCLGEINQNPDVSKIITSKNSKEEIIIKAFRFHSQGYISEAVKLYKYFVDQGFKDHKVFSNYGVILKQMGKYKEAEAFQRKAIEIKFDFAEAYSNLGIILIDLCNLPEAEMSIRKAIKFKSDYPEAHYNLGTILIRVGKLIEAEMSIRKAIELKSDYPEAYNNLGTILKDLGKFKEANLSIRKAIKLKPDYIDAHLNLGILLRDTGNFKEALRCSQRIIQLKPWSINGSYTFNYKMKEN; from the coding sequence CTTATAATAATGAAGGGGAAAAACCAATAATATTTCCTATCCCATTTTGTTTGGGAGAAATTAATCAGAACCCTGATGTTTCTAAAATAATAACTTCCAAAAATTCTAAAGAAGAAATAATTATTAAAGCATTTAGATTTCATTCTCAAGGATATATTTCTGAAGCAGTTAAACTTTATAAGTATTTTGTTGATCAAGGTTTTAAAGATCATAAAGTTTTCTCTAATTATGGAGTAATATTGAAACAAATGGGAAAATATAAAGAAGCAGAAGCCTTCCAGCGTAAAGCTATTGAAATTAAATTTGATTTTGCAGAAGCTTATTCAAACTTAGGAATAATATTGATAGATCTTTGCAACTTACCTGAAGCAGAGATGTCAATTCGTAAAGCAATTAAATTCAAATCTGATTACCCAGAAGCTCATTATAATCTTGGAACAATCTTAATTAGAGTCGGAAAATTAATTGAAGCAGAGATGTCAATACGTAAAGCAATTGAATTGAAATCTGATTATCCAGAGGCATATAATAATCTTGGGACGATATTAAAAGACCTAGGAAAATTTAAAGAAGCAAATCTATCAATACGCAAAGCAATTAAACTTAAACCTGATTATATAGATGCTCATTTAAATTTAGGGATTCTTTTAAGGGATACAGGAAACTTTAAAGAAGCTTTGAGATGTTCTCAAAGAATAATTCAGCTTAAACCATGGTCTATAAATGGATCATATACTTTTAATTATAAGATGAAAGAGAACTGA